ATCAGGCTCTTGCGGaggttttaattaaataaaagggTATTACCGGTGAAAATGCTACTTGGAATTTTTGGGCTTTGTGGTCAAGATTTCCTCATGTTGTGGACAAGGTTCTCTAAAGGAGGAGGGATTGTAATGATCACTAGGTTATAGTGAtccagaagaagaaaaggccGAGAAGAATGGTGAATGTGCGTTTAGGTGAAGGATAATCCAGAAGTGGGAAGAATAAAAGCACACTTGTTTAATGTGCTAAAGTGTTAAACACACGTGTTGGTAGACTAACTATAGTTTTTAGGCCAACTGTAATTAGTTGGGCCAGTTGTAATTAGTTAGGCCAGCTGGAGCCAGTTTTAAAATAAGTAGGCTAGGCCCAGGGATGGTGAGGCTATATAAGCCATTGGCTAAAAGAGGGTACGAAAAAATCAGAACTGATTTGTTACCATTTTACATTTTGAAGCTTGTGATTGGGCTCGAACCAGTCTCTTTTATTCAATATCAATTCCAGTTCATACATACCTTCCATTCTCAATTACTCTATTCAATCCATACATCCATTCATAATCCACGAAAAACATTCAGTGAATACAAGGGTATTACATTATGTGAGCAATGAATACAAATTCATTTTCTATTGATTTTGAATAAAACTTAGTTGGATCTTCCTTCTCATTTCGTTCACTAAagctattttcattaaaaagaaaaataacatataTGACAAAtaaacccgagagagagagagagctctagGAGATTTTCTTTTGACAATGTAATGATACATACAACACCGCTTAAACCTGTAACGACACAGATTCTCACAATGGAGCTGAAGCCCTCTGGTATTCTTCCTTCTTTTGGCAGCCACATTGTCCATAAACACCTGTAAATATGAGAACTACAATACTCAGGAATACGTTTCCATGTAAACATGAGAATTGGATAGGCGCTAGGTACTACTTACCTACTCTCTAATCAGTAAAAAAGCTGTCCCACagaatatgagaaaaatggtCTTCTATAGACCATAAAGAATAGGAGATTCAATCAGTCTTTAGTCAATGCATACTCATCGTGGCTGAGCCTATATTTGTGCGATAAGGAGCTCGTTCCATGCGTCTGGAATGCCGGGTAGGCACCAATGTAAGCAATCGCTAACATTAAGAGTCCCTCTAACACTGTAGTGGGATATGTGACCCTCATCCCTCAGTTGAGATAGTGCAGTTATATCCAAAATCTTTACTGCTGTGCCCTTTACAGCATTCTCAACAATAGGATCACTTGATACATCTTGCACAACTTCGCTTCCTCCAGACAATGGAGTGGTATTTTCGCAGCTACCCCCGGTGTTCCAGTCCCCATTAACAAAATGCCTAGGCGAGATCGTCCGAAAAAAAGCTTTAAGATGAGGATGTGAGGGAAGCTGAGAATCAAGCCATCTAACGACGCTATACACTGTAAAATTCTTGGCATGCCCGATTTCGGCACGTTTTTTATCTTCATTCGGCTTTCCATCCACATACATCACCCAACGATTTGCATTAAGCTTACCCCTATTCCAGTGGTGTCCTGTATTTAGAACCAACACGTCAAAATGATGGAGGAACTGTCTCATGAAAGCCGGGGGACGATCCAAATGCATAGCCACATTGGTGGATGGGTCTGAGATGTTAAGGGGCACTAGGTCACTCAGACTTGCTGACCAGTAATACAAAATGGTGgtatttatttttgtgaatcTATAAGCCCAGCCATCAGGACGAATGGCTCCACGAGCTTTGACAAGACCATATTTTTTTCCCACATTTTCAACTTCTGGGCTCTCTTCCCCACCAGCGGCCATACACATTAAAGACTGGAACTGCTGCCTGCCCAATGAATCTCCTATAAATGCAATTGTTTTATCCTGCATTCTGGAATGTACAGTCACACTTTAGATCATCAACGTAACCAAACACCTCACTTGGTCTATGTAGCACCAAATTTCAAACTTACGACAAATCCAACTCCATATGCATATTAGGAGTCAGTGAACTATACCATAAATGATCATTAATAactcaaaagaaataaagaaaaaagaaaagaaaaaaaaatctagctgaaaaataaaacaaaaacttagGGCCGCCAATGGAAAGCATATGACATCCATGATAATTTAAACAAATTCAAGATTTTGATTCATTAGCAAAATTTGATAATTCtctttttaaaatgcaatcTGAAAATTGCAATTAGTTATGTTAATACATACATTCTTGATTAAAGTCAACTAAATGCAGTGATCAAGTCAGGATACTTTGTCAAACTGGGAACaacagaaaattttatttacaagATACTCAGATATAACTTTTACCAAGGCCATGGAAAATTCTTTGAATTCTATTATAAAGCCAGACAAGATCAAGAAGGGGAAAAACAGGGGACCTACCTTTGCAAGAATGTGGACTGCTCAAAATTTGGCATGTCACAGTTTTCTGGCTGCCACCGAAATCCTTCATAAGAAAAATCTTCTCGCTGTGTTAGTCTACATGCCCACATTTTTGATAACCACTGCTTGCACCCGAATCCTGAATAGAAAGGCCTCTGGCTGTCTGCAACCCATCTACCCTTGGCATAATTGCAGACTGCAGAGGTGAAAAACTGGACAACCTTAGATTAGATTTGAAGAGTGCATAGAGTGAATCAGATGAAAAACGTCAAAATCAGCCTTCAGAATGGCTGCAAAATCTTTAATTTTCCTACACCCAGTCCTTTTATAAGGGAAATTGATCTCTGGTTATTTTTATGACTATGAATGTGTAATAGAGCCCACAAACTTAATTCTTGTCACTTAAATGTATGTTCCCACTTCCTAGTCTCGTCTCCTTAGCAGAAGTACTAAAGAAATTACAATTCCAGATATCAAAAATCCTAAGTTCTTTAAAACGGATAACATGTTTCTGGTATTTCAGCCAAAGAGATACAAGGTCAATCATCGATGTTTATGTAAGATGGTCATAAGCAAAAGTTCTACCTGCAAGTACAGTGACTAAGCAGGGTAGAGGGCGCAATATAAGCTTTCATTTGCTAAGCCATAAAACTCAACGTAAAACAGTTGAAAAGAATACATGAAAAAGGCAGAGTAAAATGATAAGTATGATAAAAAGACATAGTTGCATGGACTGAATAATTCTTCTGGTTGCCTTCCTAAAGGTTTATAGGCTAATTTTGACAAACACAGGACAAAAGAGGTTATGCCATTTAAAATGTTACAATCAATTAGATGAAATTGATTGTGAGGCTGATGAATAGCCACCCCTCACACAACTTAcctaaaaaaaatccatcaaaaCAATTGAAAGTTGATACCATGAAACAACTACTAAAACCTCTGGGTAATGACCCTTTAAAAGGCTCCTAAATGCACCTCTGTTTTATggttattcattaatatttgtcGTTCTAGTTGAGCTGAGTCATGAAATTGATACAGCTAATCTAATTACCAGTGCAGCACCaactattaaatatttaaatgagaAAACAATAATGGCAAAACAAAAGGTTGTGTAAGATGTCAAAGAAGCACTATTCAGATATGAAAATAACTGTACCTTTAGTTTTGGAGAATCTAATCACTAGTGCAGCACCAACTATTATGTACTTACATGAGAACAGAAAATTGTAATtgcaaaacaaaagtttataaagaTATCAAAGAAGcatacttaaaataatatgaaaataattgtaCCTTTAGTTTTGGAGGAAATCACATGCCCACCACTGTCTATCATTTCAGGAGAGAATGCAGATATAGCATCGACTGGTGCAGTACCAaacttttcttctccttttgtttcttcttttatgATTGAGTGTGATATATTTTCCTCAATTTTATCCATTGGCTTCATGGATACTACAGAATCATTTTGGGAACCCACATGAAACTCTAAGCCACAATAGAGATAATTCATCAGTAGGCTGTCAAACCTAAAAGCAAACTAAAAGCATGCTGAGGATAATAAGatcacatattaaaaatgttacCACTCGGAACCAAATCAGTTTAAAATGGTGGCATAACTGAGTTTACACCACTCAATAACTTAGTGGGCAAGTTTCACTAAGCACGCTGCTAATCCATGGCCAACACACTCTACAAATATCAAGTTAATTGTAGCTATCCATACGTCACTCCTAGATTAGTATGATTCTTTTTAAATAACAGAAAGGACAAAATAGAGAGTATGTGCACCATATGGGTAACAACAATAAATGGGTATGAATATCCAATTGATGTGATATTTGGCATGCATATGCTTGGGCTGGGATTTCTATTCATAAATGGGCTCAGCGACACATAGGTCCTACAAAAGGTATGAGATAGAAAATTTTACCCTGGGCTTAAAATTCAACCTTATTCATCTATcagataataaaaattatgcaaCTCTGCAACTTTCCCGAAACAATGTCTAAAGTTTATTCTACAATATATACTAGAATTTTATTCATATAAGAAAAGGCAACTGTTCAATATTACTTAAATAAAGTCAAGAAAGCCTTGATCCGTAGTAAATGGTCACCTACACAAGTTATTATTTATCCACTTAGCTCTTAATGAAGTCATCAACACTGGAAAAAATCACCAATCATATATTCTTCCATGACCTCATCCTAACTCCTTTTGGCCTTCTTGTCCCTTCAACACCCTTCAACTTCAGATAAATAGCAATTCCATACAAGTGGAATCATCAGCCTTATTACATGAATGTTCAGAGACAAGAACTTTCATTGCAACAAGTAACTTCTCATGCATGCAAGTAACTATCATTTAATCTATTTGGCAAAGCTAATAAACATCCTCACTTTGCCTATGATGATATCCTGAAAATTTGTTGTTAACACTGTGCATATATCATAACCAGTattatacaaatttttcttttagcttGGGTTTCTATACTTCATCTATGGCCAGTGTCTCCTGAACTCCCCGTACAAAATCAGTCCACGATAATAGATACAACCATTTACAAATATTTATCAGCCATCAGTTTCTTTCAAAACCAATCCTCCAACTAACGTCTAACAACTTGAGTAAAAATCACAACTTAAGGGATATTGATCCCCTACACCATATTATGTTTTGGCTCATGTACTAGTATTTTAGTTTATTGATTCACTTACAACTATTTGGCACACAAAAGTTCTTACCTCTAAAAAATAATCCTTTTAAGGTGTATTATGCTTAAATCAGAATTTTGACCAAAGCATTTAGACATTTATTACCCTTTTTTAGCTCCATTCATGTTTGTGTGTCTGAGTGTGTAGGAGTTAGTGCTCATAAAAAAATGGAACCAAcaaatttcttcttcaacaaaGCACTTCTCGGTAAATGGCTTGGAGATTCAGGAATGAGGAAAATTCTTTATGGAGACAGGTGAGTGTTATAAAGTACGGGATCCAGAGAGGGGGTTGGTGTTCAGAGGAAGCTTGAGGTCCTTACAGGGTGAGTCTTTGGAGGAATATTAGAAACGATTGGGGATCTTTTTCCAACTTAGTTTCATATAAGGTTGGGGACGGTCCCCGCATTCGCTTCGGGCATGACGCGTGGTGTGGAGAAAGGGCtctaaagttttctttttcaaaattctaTTCCATAGCCCGTAACAAGGAGGCCTTAGTGTCAGACTAGTTGGACCTCTCCAATTCCCAAATCCATTGGAATCCAAGCTTCATTAGGGCAGCCCATGATTGGGAACTTGAATCTCTTGACTTCTTTCTCAATATATTATACTCCTTGAAAACTCATTCAAGAGAAGTGAATAGTATGTTGTGGACTCCTTCTAGCCGCCACGGCTTTGCAATGAAGAGCTATTATAATAGGTTATAATCAGGTAAGCATAGTTAATTTCCTTGGATTGGAAGGTGAAGGCCCCTCCTcacattgctttcttcttatggaCAACAACAATGGGTAAAATCTTCATGGCAGATAACTTTAGAAGGCAGGGTTTCTATCTAGTTAACTAGTGTTGCCTTtgtaaaaagaatgaggaaacTATTAATCATTTTCTCATCCACTGCGAGTATACTGCTGATCTTTGGCACTTAGTTCTTAACATTTTCGGGTTTCTTGGGCCATGCCTAATAACATTCTAGAGCTTCTTCATTGCTAGAAATTCCAAGGGTGGGGACACCTCAAAGAGGCaatctggaaagttattcctactctttaatgtggagcatttggagagaaaggaatcgGCGTCTCTTTGAGGATAACGAGTCCAATGTGCTTTTTCAAAAATCCTTATTTCTAAGATCTATTTTGGATTGGGTTATTGTAAATGTTGCTAATTTTGTCTCAGAGAATCCGGtaaatttgatttgttttttagattATAGTAAGCCTCTAGGAAATTCGGCTCTTTTGTATGCTTTTCGTGTACTTTGCCCTTTTCTTtctataaattattatttcatcaaaaaaattgttcataaaatatatatatatgagtaattctatGAGTCACTCTTGTGTCCTTGTGTCCCTCCAAGAATGATGTGGCGTTTAAAATTActacttgatcaaaattcaatggtttgtccataaaatatatatatatatatatatatatatgagtaattctatgagtcaccacttgatcaaaattcaatggtTTGTTCATaaaattactcatatatatatatatatgagtaattttATGAGTCACTCTTGTGTTCTTGTGTCCCTCCAACAATGATGTGGCGtttaaaatcaccacttgatcaaaattcagtggtgatcaatcacaagctcaatggtaattttaaaaggcacatcaATCTTAGAAGGACACAAGAGTAACAAAAAAgtaacttctagcattactatacataaatatatatctaaagcaacttaagaaataagaaaaattggAGCTTGTTTCAAGGTTGAAACTGTAAACTCATTTGATCTAAATGCAAATTTTTAACCAATGTTGGCACCATGAAAAATCTAAAGGGCTAGAGCAGGACAACAGTCATCTAGGTATCAATAATAGTCTTTTGAGTATAAATGTGTTCCAAAAATATACTCAACAAGTCAAAAGTACAGGGGTCCATACATCTTCACTTTCTGGAAATTCCCTAAAAACATTTTGCCGCCAGTGTGTCCTAAGATTCGAAAACTAGATTATCTTCCCCCACCCTCCTCTCCTTGATGGATGATTATTATTTGATCTAACACCAAGACTTTACATACATCACCAGCATGCATATCAAGCACCATAAATAATTTCTTAGTTCCCATTGTCAGAACACAAAATTCTGTTCTCTTATCAAAGCATTGTATATAGGTTTCCCTTTTATTGTTAATCAGTAATACGTAGTATTATTTTGACTCTTTGGATCCTAATAagaattttacttaaaattaaagaagaaaaatacatGTTTATCTATAAATGTACGCATTGACACACAAACCTGAAGAAGAGATTGTATACCGCTCTTCAGCCGATAGTAGACTATTAGCAAAAGGATTTTTTTCCCAAGTCCAAATTGCTATAGTTGTAACAATGAGAACAACCAGAGTGAGAGAAAGATTTCTCCCCCTCAATCTAAAATTATTTCCTCCTTTCATCTCTGCTCATAGACAACAAGAATTACGGATCCCCCACTCAGACCGTAATGCTTATTCAGCTTTTTCTAAGTGCAATATGTTCAGCAAAAGCCCATCATATTCTCAGAAGCAACCATTGTGTTAGTGGAGGCTTCATCTGCATGAGGctaggaaaagaagaaaaaaaaaaaagagattagaGGCATTGACACAAAAATGGAAAACGGGAAAAGGAAGTAATTTTGAATGGGACTTATTAAATAgcttatacacacacacactcacacatGTAAGACTTCTTTACTGATTTGCAACACAGTACTTCAAAATTGCTTGGCCTTCCTTTACTAACAgagaaattaagaagaaaaaaaactttcttttctcATGACCAATAACATAGCTTTCATGGAGGACAACTCAAATTAAGAACTAAAACTCTAGGAATAAGAATTATACTGTAGACACATTTCCAATACTTAGCACAATGCTTTAGGCGGATGCCAAGATTGTAATTAATTTCTTTACCCAGAAAGTGTTGGTTCACCAATTGGCTATCTTGCATATTCAACTCTCTAATGCATATTTGACTTTGCTAACTTACTCTAGTTTGATAGAGTGGAATTCAAGTCAATATAACACTTTACTTGAAAGAGATCCTAcatcaatatttattatttcctATAAAAGAGAGCTCGGAATGCTTTCTGCTCAAAAGAGGTCATAGCATGTTGCGACAAAAGCTTGATTCAAGGTATCAGCATATTGTTATTGGTGCAAAAAGAAATGGTTTTTCTTGATGGAAGTTACA
The Alnus glutinosa chromosome 14, dhAlnGlut1.1, whole genome shotgun sequence genome window above contains:
- the LOC133857100 gene encoding protein trichome birefringence-like 14 isoform X1; protein product: MKGGNNFRLRGRNLSLTLVVLIVTTIAIWTWEKNPFANSLLSAEERYTISSSEFHVGSQNDSVVSMKPMDKIEENISHSIIKEETKGEEKFGTAPVDAISAFSPEMIDSGGHVISSKTKVGAALVIRFSKTKVCNYAKGRWVADSQRPFYSGFGCKQWLSKMWACRLTQREDFSYEGFRWQPENCDMPNFEQSTFLQRMQDKTIAFIGDSLGRQQFQSLMCMAAGGEESPEVENVGKKYGLVKARGAIRPDGWAYRFTKINTTILYYWSASLSDLVPLNISDPSTNVAMHLDRPPAFMRQFLHHFDVLVLNTGHHWNRGKLNANRWVMYVDGKPNEDKKRAEIGHAKNFTVYSVVRWLDSQLPSHPHLKAFFRTISPRHFVNGDWNTGGSCENTTPLSGGSEVVQDVSSDPIVENAVKGTAVKILDITALSQLRDEGHISHYSVRGTLNVSDCLHWCLPGIPDAWNELLIAQI
- the LOC133857100 gene encoding protein trichome birefringence-like 14 isoform X2; protein product: MKGGNNFRLRGRNLSLTLVVLIVTTIAIWTWEKNPFANSLLSAEERYTISSSEFHVGSQNDSVVSMKPMDKIEENISHSIIKEETKGEEKFGTAPVDAISAFSPEMIDSGGHVISSKTKVCNYAKGRWVADSQRPFYSGFGCKQWLSKMWACRLTQREDFSYEGFRWQPENCDMPNFEQSTFLQRMQDKTIAFIGDSLGRQQFQSLMCMAAGGEESPEVENVGKKYGLVKARGAIRPDGWAYRFTKINTTILYYWSASLSDLVPLNISDPSTNVAMHLDRPPAFMRQFLHHFDVLVLNTGHHWNRGKLNANRWVMYVDGKPNEDKKRAEIGHAKNFTVYSVVRWLDSQLPSHPHLKAFFRTISPRHFVNGDWNTGGSCENTTPLSGGSEVVQDVSSDPIVENAVKGTAVKILDITALSQLRDEGHISHYSVRGTLNVSDCLHWCLPGIPDAWNELLIAQI